One part of the Coregonus clupeaformis isolate EN_2021a unplaced genomic scaffold, ASM2061545v1 scaf0199, whole genome shotgun sequence genome encodes these proteins:
- the LOC121541958 gene encoding macrophage colony-stimulating factor 1 receptor 1-like → MLFLALFLGIMLCTAQERSPPVIKLNSVVLREAERILPVGTSFTLTCEGDSTVTWSTTAFKRRNTRLGSVITTGTIPLTADYTGTYKCAFDNQPDLFSEVHIYVKDPNNVLVTPRVLRDVKEGRDLLLCQLTDPSATDLSLRMANGDPTPPDINYTVNPRRGILIRHLLTSHSANYVCSAKINGVTRSSKDIPIIVIKSLSWPPSVFIEVDGYVSIVGEQLLIPCITSNPNHFFNVTWKHSSLKALKVSQDVDQDKQVHITSTVTIPAVTMSDTGNFTCTAINEAGANSSTTYLQVVDEPYIRLIPRLSPNLYQNGSLVEVKEGENLEISILIEAYPQIKKQWWDVPMSHSHNISTHDVTWAVRGNNRYESSLLLQRVRSEERGQYTLHTRSTRLDSSITFNIQVYQKPSAMLRLKNSTTLICTSSGYPAPTILWYQCPGIQNTCDGDNDTVEVQRLFTSTMEVQSELNLSLSTEDVTVECVTFNLVGEERDVFVSHVPASIPPVISELFTLTLIGATSTAAFLFLLLVIVLYKYKQKPKYEVRWKIIEDNDGNNYTFIDPTQLPYNKKWEFPRDKLRLGQILGAGAFGKVVEATAYGLGTDDNMTTRVAVKMLKPSAHSEEREALMSELKILSHLGCHDNIVNLLGACTQGGPMLMITEYCSHGDLLNFLRGKAKLFLDSILSVQGVPEVPGDSYQYKNTCTQESRVRSDSGISCSSSDNYQDMRPAQRPKHCPLGSLCEDPETGTWSLDIEDLLRFSYQVAQGMDFLASKNCIHRDVAARNVLLTDGCVAKICDFGLARDIENDSNYVVKGNARLPVKWMAPESIFDCVYTVQSDIWSYGILLWEVFSLGKSPYPNVVVDTRFYKMIKDGCHMSQPDFAPPEIYTIMKMCWNMEPTARPNFSTIGQLIQRLLPDLPDQTYMNVQDETPQQEAGEQYDQAKISEDCDQTLNQEEEEQPLVMKNNNYQFC, encoded by the exons ATGCTCTTCCTGGCCCTTTTCCTGGGCATTATGCTCTGCACAGCCCAAG AGCGAAGTCCTCCAGTGATCAAGCTGAACTCTGTGGTGCTGAGGGAGGCTGAGAGGATTTTGCCTGTTGGAACGTCGTTCACCTTGACCTGTGAGGGGGACAGCACAGTCACCTGGTCTACCACAGCGTTCAAAAGGAGGAACACTAGACTGGGGAGTGTGATTACCACCGGCACCATACCCCTTACAGCGGACTACACTGGCACATACAAGTGTGCGTTTGACAACCAACCAGACCTGTTCTCAGAGGTCCACATCTATGTGAAAG ATCCAAATAACGTCCTGGTAACCCCCCGCGTCCTGAGAGATGTGAAGGAAGGCAGGGACCTTCTCCTCTGTCAGCTGACAGACCCCAGTGCCACAGACCTGTCCCTCCGTATGGCTAACGGAGACCCAACACCCCCCGACATCAACTACACTGTCAATCCCAGGAGAGGTATCCTGATAAGACACCTTCTGACCAGCCACAGTGCAAACTACGTCTGCAGCGCAAAGATCAATGGGGTCACAAGATCCTCCAAAGATATCCCCATCATTGTCATTAAAA GTTTGAGTTGGCCACCGTCTGTGTTCATTGAGGTAGATGGGTATGTTAGTATTGTTGGAGAGCAGCTCCTCATACCCTGCATCACCAGTAACCCTAACCACTTCTTCAACGTCACCTGGAAACATTCCTCTCTCAAA gCATTGAAAGTCTCACAAGATGTGGACCAGGACAAGCAGGTCCACATCACCAGTACAGTGACTATCCCGGCTGTGACCATGTCTGACACAGGAAACTTCACCTGTACAGCCATAAATGAGGCTGGGGCCAACAGCTCCACCACCTACCTGCAGGTCGTAG ATGAGCCTTACATTAGGCTCATACCCCGCCTGTCACCAAATCTCTACCAAAATGGCTCCTTAGTTGAAGTGAAAGAAGGGGAGAACCTTGAGATAAGCATTCTGATCGAGGCCTATCCCCAAATCAAGAAGCAGTGGTGGGACGTGCCCATGTCTCACAGTCACAACATCTCCACTCATGATGTCACATGGGCCGTCCGAGGCAATAACAG GTACGAAAGCAGCCTGCTGCTACAGAGAGTGAGGTCTGAGGAGAGAGGCCAGTACACCCTCCACACCAGGAGCACACGCCTCGACAGCTCCATCACCTTCAATATCCAAGTCTACc AGAAACCCAGTGCCATGCTCAGACTGAAGAATTCCACCACCCTGATCTGCACCTCCTCTGGATACCCAGCTCCCACAATCCTCTGGTACCAGTGCCCAGGAATACAAAACAC GTGTGATGGGGACAATGACACCGTGGAGGTGCAGCGTCTCTTCACCAGCACCATGGAGGTGCAGAGTGAACTGAACCTCAGTCTCTCAACTGAGGACGTCACAGTGGAGTGTGTGACCTTTAACTTGGTTGGTGAAGAGCGGGACGTCTTCGTATCGC ATGTTCCTGCTTCAATCCCACCTGTAATATCCGAGCTGTTCACCCTCACTCTCATTGGAGCCACCAGCACAGCAGCTTTTCTGTTCCTTCTGCTTGTCATCGTTCTGTACAAATACAAGCAG AAACCCAAATATGAAGTCCGGTGGAAGATCATTGAGGACAATGATGGGAATAACTACACCTTTATTGATCCTACTCAACTTCCCTATAACAAGAAGTGGGAGTTCCCTCGTGATAAGCTGAGGCTTG GCCAGATTCTGGGAGCAGGGGCTTTTGGGAAAGTGGTGGAGGCCACTGCCTATGGTCTGGGGACCGATGACAACATGACCACCCGTGTGGCAGTAAAGATGCTCAAGC CAAGCGCCcactcagaggagagagaggctctgaTGTCAGAACTGAAGATCCTCAGTCACCTGGGATGTCATGACAACATTGTTAACCTGTTGGGGGCATGTACTCAAGGAG GCCCAATGCTGATGATCACAGAGTACTGTAGCCATGGCGACCTGCTGAACTTCCTGCGTGGCAAGGCCAAGCTGTTCCTGGACTCCATCCTGAGCGTACAAGGGGTTCCAGAGGTTCCAGGGGATAGTTATCAGTACAAGAACACATGTACCCAGGAGTCTCGTGTCAGGAG TGACAGTGGGATCTCCTGCTCCAGCTCAGACAACTACCAGGACATGCGTCCAGCGCAGAGGCCCAAACACTGCCCTCTTG GTTCTTTATGTGAGGATCCAGAGACAGGCACCTGGTCGCTGGACATAGAAGACTTGTTAAGGTTCTCCTATCAGGTGGCTCAGGGAATGGACTTCCTTGCATCCAAAAAC TGCATTCACAGGGACGTGGCCGCTAGGAACGTCCTATTGACCGATGGCTGCGTGGCTAAGATCTGCGACTTTGGGCTCGCTCGAGACATCGAGAATGACTCCAACTATGTGGTGAAAGGAAAT GCCCGTCTGCCAGTGAAGTGGATGGCCCCTGAGAGCATATTTGACTGTGTGTACACGGTGCAGAGTGACATCTGGTCCTATGGGATACTGCTGTGGGAGGTCTTCTCTCTGG GTAAGAGCCCATACCCTAATGTTGTGGTGGACACCCGGTTTTACAAGATGATCAAAGATGGATGCCACATGTCACAGCCGGACTTTGCCCCTCCAGAGAT ATACACCATCATGAAGATGTGCTGGAACATGGAACCAACAGCGCGTCCAAACTTCAGTACCATTGGCCAGCTTATCCAGAGGCTACTGCCTGACCTGCCAGACCAG ACCTACATGAATGTGCAGGATGAGACGCCACAGCAGGAGGCGGGAGAGCAGTATGATCAAGCTAAGATTAGTGAGGATTGTGATCAGACACTGAACCAGGAAGAAGAGGAGCAGCCCCTGGTGATGAAGAATAACAACTACCAGTTCTGCTGA